In Fusarium poae strain DAOMC 252244 chromosome Unknown contig_2, whole genome shotgun sequence, a single genomic region encodes these proteins:
- a CDS encoding uncharacterized protein (SECRETED:SignalP(1-16)~MEROPS:MER0011122), whose product MVSKLALALFFGNALAGLAGRAIPPRCATEPTPEQVQNAQNLKKIESISRVATSSITIDTYFHFKALNDAYRPHNITFNLTNTTFTTNSDWADGNEEVAMKRQLRQGDYKTLNLYFTDAVKVKGRYALGNCPFPEPNISTGSDTFIIDGCVVVAETVPGGSLTRFNHGGTAIHEVGHWFNLFHTFEDGCRDGDLVSDTPAQASATNGCPARRDSCPFQAGDDPIHNFMDYSDDVCYEEFTAGQKIRMHTAWTTYRK is encoded by the exons ATGGTTTCCAAGCTTGCTCTCGCTCTCTTCTTCGGTAACGCACTCGCAGGCCTCGCAGGACGTGCCATTCCTCCTCGCTGTGCCACAGAGCCTACCCCCGAGCAAGTCCAGAACGCTCAGAACCTCAAGAAGATAGAGTCCATCTCCAGAGTCGCTACATCTTCCATCACCATCGACACCTACTTCCAT TTTAAAGCCTTGAATGATGCTTATCGTCCCCATAATATCACCTTTAACCTCACTAATACCACTTTTACCACTAACTCTGACTGGGCTGACGGAAATGAAGAGGTTGCTATGAAGCGACAGCTTCGTCAGGGTGATTACAAGACTCTGAATTTGTACTTCACTGATGCAGTTAAGGTTAAGGGCCGGTATGCTCTTGGAAACTGCCCTTTCCCTGAGCCTAATATCTCAACTGGTTCTGATACCTTTATTATTGACGGTTGCGTCGTCGTCGCCGAGACTGTCCCCGGAGGATCGTTAACTCGTTTTAACCATGGTGGAACTGCTATCCATGAGGTTGGTCATTGGTTTAACCTCTTCCATACATTCGAAGATGGTTGTAGGGACGGAGACCTCGTTAGCGATACCCCTGCCCAGGCTAGCGCAACAAATGGATGTCCTGCTCGAAGGGACAGCTGCCCTTTCCAGGCTGGCGATGACCCTATCCATAACTTTATGGACTACTCTGATGA TGTTTGCTATGAGGAGTTTACTGCCGGTCAGAAGATCCGTATGCATACTGCTTGGACCACTTACCGCAAGTAG
- a CDS encoding uncharacterized protein (TransMembrane:5 (o55-74i81-102o122-138i244-264o270-288i)) — translation MATRQRIATTVVAKKDLPKVTHEATSQPQFPDIKTIKDAIPAHCFQPSLTTSYYYIIRDFAIIGTLAWAALTYIPGIKDQYLRIAAWMAYGFLQGLFCTGIWILGHECGHGALFTYSKLNNITGWFLHSFLMVPYFSWKYSHSRHHRFTGHIDLDMAFVPRSKPKASLSFYIAGIDVAELIEDTPIAQAVKLVFHQLFGWQVYTFFNASAGKGSKQWEPKSTFAKWLRVSHFDPMSAVFRPAEAPFIIISDIGLGLTLTALYFASQKVGVSTVFYLYLVPYLWVHHWLGKFAITYLQHHHTELPHYTAEGWTYVKGALATVDREFGFIGKHIFHGAIEKHVIHHLFPKIPFYKADEATEAIKPVIGDHYCHDDRNFLGQLWGIFGSLDYVEHDPAIPGALRWAKKKISE, via the exons ATGGCTACCAGACAGCGAATTGCCACCACAGTTGTGGCCAAGAAGGACCTGCCCAAg GTCACTCACGAGGccacttctcaacctcaattccccgacatcaagaccatcaaggatgCCATCCCCGCGCACTGCTTCCAACCCTCACTTACCACCTCCTACTACTATATCATCCGCGACTTTGCTATTATCGGCACCCTTGCCTGGGCTGCCCTTACCTATATCCCCGGCATTAAGGACCAATACCTCCGTATCGCCGCCTGGATGGCCTATGGCTTCCTCCAGGGTCTTTTCTGCACCGGAATCTGGATTCTCGGTCATGAGTGCGGCCACGGTGCTTTATTTACCTATAGCAAGCTTAATAACATAACCGGCTGGTTCCTCCACTCATTCCTTATGGTCCCCTATTTTAGTTGGAAGTACTCTCATTCCCGTCACCACCGTTTCACTGGCCATATAGACCTCGATATGGCCTTTGTCCCCCGCTCTAAGCCTAAGGCTTCTCTATCCTTCTATATCGCTGGCATAGATGTTGCTGAGCTGATCGAGGATACCCCTATTGCCCAGGCCGTCAAGCTCGTCTTCCACCAGCTCTTCGGATGGCAGGTATATACCTTCTTTAATGCCAGCGCTGGTAAGGGCAGTAAGCAATGGGAGCCTAAAAGTACTTTCGCCAAATGGCTCCGCGTTAGCCACTTCGATCCCATGAGCGCTGTCTTCCGTCCCGCCGAGGCTCcctttatcatcatcagcgaTATTGGTCTTGGCCTTACTCTAACTGCTCTATACTTTGCTTCCCAGAAGGTTGGCGTTTCTACTGTTTTCTACCTCTACCTTGTTCCCTACCTCTGGGTCCACCACTGGCTCGGCAAGT TCGCTATCACTTACCTCCAGCACCATCACACTGAGCTCCCCCATTATACCGCTGAAGGCTGGACCTACGTTAAGGGTGCTCTCGCTACTGTTGATCGCGAGTTTGGCTTTATTGGCAAGCACATTTTCCACGGTGCCATTGAGAAGCATGTTATTCACCACCTGTTCCC TAAGATCCCTTTCTATAAGGCTGATGAGGCCactgaggccatcaagcccGTTATCGGCGACCACTATTGTCACGACGACCGTAACTTCCTGGGTCAGCTCTGGGGCATCTTTGGTAGCCTCGATTACGTCGAGCACGACCCCGCCATTCCCGGTGCCTTGCGctgggccaagaagaagatatctGAGTAG